The DNA window AGTCGGGTCCGACCGTCGAAAGTCCATCCACCACCGCACAAGCCGTGGCGCCCGCGAGCGCCAACCCGGCGGCGGCGCGTCCCGGCAACCCACCCGGCGCCAACACCACCGCGACAGCAGCACGCCCAGGTGCCCCAGCCACGTCCCCTGGCAACCCGTCCGCAGGAGCCGCGAGGCCCGGCAACCCGCCCGGAGCGCCAAGCGCCGGAGCCACGGCCCCTGGCAATCCTCCAGGAGCCACGGCCGCCCGCCCTGGCAATCCCCCTGGAGCCACGGCCCCCCGCCCCGGAGCCCCCCCCGCCCCGGGCGCCCGCCCCGGCAACCCGCCAGGAGCCCCAGCAGCCACGCGCCCCGGCAACCCGCCAGGAGCCCCAGCGGCCACGCGCCCCGGCAATCCTCCAGGAGCCCCAGCCCAGCCCACCGCCACACCGGGCGCCGAGGAGATTCCGGCCCTGCGCACCCTCGCCACGGCGATGAAGCAGCAGACCCACTTCCAGCGGCTGGGGCTGGCCGAGCAAGCGGACGGGGGCGCGGTGAAAATCGCCTACTTCCGTCTGGCCAAGCAGTACCACCCGGACACGCTGCCGCCGGGAGCCCCCCCGGAGCTGGAGAAGCTCAAGGCGGAGGTCTTTGCCTATGTCGGAGATGCCTACCGGACGCTGTCCGACGACAAGAGCCGCGCCGCCTACCTCGAGGAGCTCAAGAGCGGAGGCGCCGGGAGCGAGGTGGACGTCAACGCCATCCTCATGGCCGAGGAGCTCTTCCAGAAGGCGTGCATTCTCGTGAAGGCGCGCAAGTTCCCGGAGGCGGTGAAGATGTTGAACGAAGCCATCCAGCTCAACGCGGAGGAGGCCGAGTTCTACGCCTGGAGGGGGTACGCCCGTTTCTTCACGGCGCCGGACAAGAAGGCGGCGCAGCCCGAGGCGTTCCGGGAAATCCAGAACGCCATCCGACGAAACGAGCGCTGTGCGCCCGCCCACTACTTCCTCGGGGTGATTGCGAAGTTGACGGGGGACGCCACGGGGGCACTCAAGCACTTCAAGCGCACCGTCGAGCTTCAGCCAGACCACATCGATGCGCAGCGGGAGATTCGCATGGCGGCCCAGAAGAAGTAGGGTGCGCCCCCCGTCCGGGAGGGGCCAGGGGCCCCGCCGGAGGAATTGAAGGAGACAGCATCGTGCCGCTCACCGGGAAGCAACGCCGCCATCTGCGCGCGCTCGGACACCACCTGGAGCCGGTGGTCATCGTCGGTCAATCCGGCGTCACCGAGGGCGTCATCGCCGCCGTCGAGCAGGCGCTGCAGGACCACGAGCTCATCAAGGTCAAAATCAACGAAGGCCCGGAGACGCGCCAGGAAGCCTCCGCGCGCATCGCCGAGGGCACGGGCGCCGAGCAGGCCCAGTTGCTGGGCCGCACGGCGCTCTACTTCAAGAAGCGCAAGGAGAAGTCCAAGTTCGAGAAGTTCTGACCGGGAGGCCCGCCACACCGCTCACTTGCCGGTGAAGCGGGCCTCGCGTCGCTCGATGAAGGACTGGACGCCCTCGGCGGCATCCTCCGACCCCACGAGCGCCAGCAACCGGGGCAGCAGTGCGCGAGCCGCCGCGTCGGGCCCCTCGGTCAGGGCCTGGCGCGCGGACGCGAGTGTCGCCTGCACGCCCAGCGGAGCCTGCTTCGCCACCGTCTCCGCCAGGGCCAGCGCCCGCTCGAGATGGCGGCCCCGCTCGACGACTTCCTGCACCAGTCCCATGCGGTGCGCCTCGCGCGCGTCGAACTCGTCGCCAGTGAGCAGCCAGCGCATGGCATTGCCCCACCCCACGCGTTGCGGGAAGCGCAGTGTGGCACCGCCGAACGGGAAGATGCCGCGCTTGATTTCAATCTGCGCGAAGCGAGCGTCCTCGGAGGCCACGGTGATGTCGGCCGCGAGGATGAGCTCGATGGACAGCGTGAGACACAACCCCTGGGCCGCGATGATGAGGGGCTTGGTCCTCGCGGCGCCGGTGATGCCCCACGGGTCGATGAAGCCCTCCGCGTAGAGCGGCTCGCCGCTGGCGAACACGGGAGCGACGCTCGCCAGGTCCAGGCCCGCGGAGAAGTGGTCTCCCACCGCGAAGAGGACCATGCAGCGCACGTCGGGGTTGCGGTCCGCCTCGGTCATCGCCGACGAGAGTCCGCGCAGCATGCCGACATCGAAGGCATTGCGCTTCTCCGGGCGATGGATGCCGATGAGCGCGAGGTGTCCACGCGCTTCCAGGCTGATGCGAGGGTCCGATGTGCTCATGAGCGGCGCTCCCTGATGAAAAGGAGTCGCCATTCTCCGTCACGCGAAGCCGGACACGACCCCGAGCACGCCGCGCCGTCCAACGCACGACGTTCAGGCCCGCCCCATCACCGAGCCCGCCTCAGCGCGTGAAGCCCGCGGTGCGCGCGGCCAGCTCCGCCGCCGCGCCCAGCTGCTCCAACAGGGAGGGACCGAAGTACTGCCGCCGGGACTCCCCACGCTCGGCGCGCACCAGCGCGGGTGCCTCCACATAACCCACATATCCACCCGCGAGGCCCAGCACGCCCGACGCGCCCGTCCGCCGCGCCAGCTCCGCGCCCGCGTCGACGGTGGGCTCGCCCGGCACCGTCACCAGTTGCAGGGGCCCCAGCACCAGCGCGTCCACTTCGGCCACGCGCTCCGAGGAACCACACAGCAGGTTGTCGCCCGCCGCGCGCGTCAGCGAAGGCACCAACCGCGATGCATCCGGCCGAGGCATCGACACCTCCGTGCGCACCAGCGCCAGCCGGACGTCGGAGTCCAGCGGAGACAGCTTCACCTCACCCACGACCGCCGCGAGCGCACGCGCGAACGCGGACACGCGCTCCAACCCCTGCCCCTCGGAGAACTCCACCGAGACATTGCCCACGGTGCCTTGCAGGAACATCGTCACACCGCTGCCCTCGGACTCGCGCAGGGAGCTGAGCCGCCCGGGGTAGTCCGGGTCCACGGAGGTGCGTTGACGGGGGACCATCGTCGGGTGCGCGGCGAAGAAGAGCAGCTCCGCGACGGGAGCCGTCTGTCCGCGCAGCACCAGACGCCTGAGCGTGCCATCCGACTCGGAGCCACCGCTGCGCGCGTAGACGAACTGGGGCTTCTTCGTCTCCCCCAGCTCCAGCGTCACGTCGGTGAGCGAAGCGGTGGCCTGCTGAAGCGCGCTGCTCGCGGCGGTGGCGATGGCCTCCAGCGAGTCCTCGCGAAAGCGCCCCGTCCCCACCAACTGCGACACCAGCCGAGCGTCATAGCCCCCGAGCGAGGAATGCGTATGCGTGGCCAACACCAGCACATCCTCGAGCCCCGAGGAGCGAGCGAGCTCACGCACCCGCGCCGTCACCGCGTCGGTGACGTACAACAACTCCAGCGACACCAACCCGACGCGCGAGCCCCCGACCTCCAGCACCACCGCGCGAGCATGAAGCGGAGGGTCGGCTTCCTTCGCCTCGGCACGCGGCGGCGCATAGCCCGCGACCACCACGGGGAACGGAGGATTCAGCGCGACCTTCGCGGCGCCAGCGCGCAGGGAGCCGTTCGCCTTCACCTGCGACAGCAACACGGGCGCGCGCTCTTCCCAAGTGCCACACCAGTTCCAGGAACCCAATGCATAAGCGGCACCCACGGTGAGCAGGACCAGGGGAAACAAGGAACGCCAGGAGGCTCGTCGCGAAGATGCCATGCGGTGAGCAGACTAACGGTCCAGTGCACATACCGCGAGGCTCGTGTGCCCACATCGGACGACTCCGGTGTCGGCTGGAATACCCACCGAAGGGGCGTGCGTTCCTGTTCCGCTCACCGCCCGAAAGGAGTAAGGCAGCGCGCCATGTGCGGCATCTTCGGAATCACGGGACACGTTGAGGCCTCCAACCTGACGTACTTGGGGCTGCACGCCCTGCAGCATCGCGGGCAGGAGTCCGCGGGTATCGTCGCCTCGGATGGCCACGGCCTCCGAGCTCACCGCCAGATGGGCCTGGTCGCGGACATCTTCGACGCGCCAGTGCTCGCCGGCCTGCCTGGCCAGTCCGCCATCGGCCACGTCCGTTATTCGACGGCGGGCGGCAGCCAGTTGAAGAACGCACAACCGCTCTTCGTGCAGTACGCGGGGGGGCAGTGCGCCATCGCGCACAACGGCAACCTCGTCAACGCGGCCGCGTTGAAGGAGAAGCTGGAAGCCGACGGAGCCATCTTCCAGTCGGACGCGGACACAGAAGTCATCCTGCATCTGCTGGCGCGCTCCAAGCAGGCGACCTTCGAGCAGAAGCTCGTGGAGGCGCTGCGCAAGGTGGAGGGCGCCTACAGCCTGCTGGTGCTGACGGAGAACAAGCTGGTCGCGGTCAGGGACCCGCTGGGCATCCGGCCGCTGGTGCTGGGGCGGATGAAGGAAGGCGCGTACGTGCTCGCCAGCGAGACGACCGCGCTGGACCTCATCGAGGCGGACACCGTGCGCGAGCTGGAGCCGGGCGAGGTGCTCGTCATCGAGAACGGCGTGCTGCGCACGAGCAAGCCCTTCGCGGAGCCCGCGCGACTGGGACGCTGCATCTTCGAGCAGGTGTACTTCGCGCGTCCGGACTCGGTGTTGTTCGGCAAGAGCGTGTACGAGGTGCGCAAGCGGATGGGCATGCAGCTGGCGCGCGAGCAGCCGGTGCCTGGGGCGGACCTGGTCATCGCGGTGCCGGACTCGGGTGTGGCGGCGGCCATCGGCTACTCGCAGCAGAGCGGGATTCCGTATGACGTGGGCCTCATCCGCAGCCACTACGTGGGCCGCACGTTCATCGAGCCGCAGCAGTCCATCCGTCACTTCGGCGTGAAGCTGAAGCTGTCGGCGGTGAAGCACGTGCTCAAGGGCAAGCGCGTGGTGGTGGTGGACGACTCCATCGTCCGAGGCACCACGAGCCGCAAGATTGTGAAGATGCTCAAGGCGGCGGGAGCGACAGAGGTGCATCTGCGCATCTCTTCGCCGCCGACGAAGTGGCCCTGCTTCTACGGCATCGACACGCCGAGCCGGCAGGAGCTCATCGCCGCGAGCCACAGCACGGACGAAATCGCCCGCTACGTCACGGCGGACTCGCTGGGCTACATCTCCATCGAGGGCCTGGGCGAAGCGGTGGGAGACGCCGACCGAGGCAGCTTCTGCACGGCGTGTTTCTCGGGCCAGTACCTGCTGGGAGAGATGGCACCGGGAGCGCAGGAGCAGAGCAAGCTCATCGCCTGACGCGAGCGTCGAGCGCCTGAAGCACCAGGCCCCCTGCCCTTCACCGGGTTGGGGGCCTTCGACGTTTCAGAGGTCAGTTCCGGTTGTCGTGCTTGATGCCTTCGCGAACCTCGCTGATGGCCTGCTCCGTCAACGCGAGGGCCTTCACACGGTGCCCACCCTTGTCGGGGGAGGCGTTCTGGAGGGCGCTGAGCGCCTTCTCCAGGTGAGCCATCGCATCACGCATGCGCGGCTGGCGTTCAGCCTGGGCCTGCTGGGCGAAACCACCGAGGACGAAGGCAACAGCGGCAACGAGGACGGTGCGGCGCATCAAGGGCTCCTGAGCAGTGTCCCTCACCAACCCAGGAGTCGACCGAAGGTTAATTCGGTGGCGGGGGTGCCCCCGAGATGAAGTCCGTGAGGTCGGCGGGAAGCGGAGCTTCGAACGAGACCTCCTGACCAGTACCGGGATGAGGGAACACGATGCGCGCGGCATGCAGCGCATGGCGAGGCAGCCTCAGTCGAGCCCATGCCTCGGGCTCCAGGGAGTGCTTGCTGAAGCGGTCGAAGTAGCCCGGGTCCGGGCCGTACATCTTGTCGCCCACGAGGGGGCAGCCCGCTTCACGCAGGTGGATGCGAATCTGGTGCTGTCGCCCTGTCTCCGGAAAGCAGCGCAGCAGGGCGAAGGGAGCATTGTCGCGAGAGAAGCGCTGGAGCACTTCGAACCGGGTGCGGCTGGGCTTGCCCTCCACGGGGTCGATGCGCACGGCGATGCGGATGAGCTCGGTGCCTTCCGCGATGGGCGCATCCACGACGAACGAGTCCTCGCGGGGATGTCCTTCGCAGATTGCGAGGTACTCCTTGTGCACGTCGCGCGAGACGAAGAGTCGGCCCAGGACCCGGCATGCTTCGGTGGTGCGGCCGCACACGACGAGTCCACTCGTCTCCCGGTCCAGTCGGTGCGCGGGCTCGGCGAAGCGCTCACCGAAGCGCTCGCGCAGGATGGAGACGAGCGTCCCCTTGTGGTACCGCGCGGTCGGATGGATGGGCAGGCCCGCGGGCTTGTCGAGGACCAGCAGCCAATCGTCCTGCGACACCACGGGGAGCTCGGTGGGAGTCTCCGGTTCGTCGCTGCCAGGGCGACGCAAGCGGAACGCCATGCCGGGATACACGGGAGTGGAGGGCTTCAGTCTCCGCTCATCGCAGTGCACCCCGCGAAGGATGATGCCGGCCAGCCGCTCGCGAGGCATGCGGCGCAGCTTCTGGCCCAGGTAGTCCTCCAGGCGCCAGCCCGCGTAGTTGGGCTCCACGACGAAGGGGATGTCGACGAAGCCCTCGGGAACGGAGGCACTCGCACCAGGAGCCGCCTGCTCAGAGGAGGCCATGTCCTCCGTCGATGAATCCCGCTCGCCGCGCATGACTCCGCGCTCTAACACGGCGAAGGCCGTCACACAGTCCGAACAGCCTCGGACGAACAGGCGTCTCACGAAGCGAGGCGCACGAAAAGCTCCGGGACGCGCTCCGTCCGGACCGTCAGGCAGACACAGCGAGGCGAGTAGCGGCTCGCGAGTCATTGAGGAAGCGCGCGAAGACGTCCGCGATGCGCTCCCCCGAGCGTCCATCCCAGAACTCGGGGACACGCCCCTTCTTGCCCTGCCCCGAGAGCGCGCGGTCCGCGGCCTCACGGATGCGGTCCGGGTCTGTCCCAACAACTTCGTTGGTCCCCTGCTCCACGGTGATGGGGCGCTCGGTCTGCTCACGCAAGGTGAGGCACGGCACGCCCAGCGCGGTGGTCTCCTCCTGGAGCCCACCCGAGTCCGTGAGGACGAGCCGGGCCTGCGACGTCAGCGAGAGGAACTCCAGATACCCCATGGGGTCCACGGGGCGCAGGTTCGGGCTGCGCTCGAAATAGGAGCCCAGGTCCTGCTCGGCAATCATCTTCCGCGTGCGCGGATGCACCGGGAAGATGACAGGCAGTCGCGAAGCCACATGGGCCAACGCGGAGAGCAGCCCACCCATCACCTTCGGGTCGTCCACGTTGGATGGACGGTGGAGCGTACACACCGCATAGCCACGCGGCTCCACGCCCAGCCCCTTCAGCACGGGGAGCTGCTCCGCCTTCTCCTTCGAGGTGAGCAGTGAGTCGATCATCACATTGCCCACCAGGTGGATGCGCGACGAGTCCAATCCCTCCTTGAGCAGATTCGCATCCGCGTCGCGCGACGGCGTGAGCAGGAGGTCCGACAGCCGGTCGGTGACGATGCGATTGATTTCCTCCGGCTGGTGCCGGGAGTGGCTGCGCAGGCCCGCCTCGACATGGGCCAGGGGAATCGCCAGCTTCGACGCCACCAGCGCCGCGGCGATGGTGCTGTTCACGTCGCCCACGACGGAGACGATGTCCGGCTGGTGCGAGAGGAAGACGGTCTCCAGCTCCACCATCATCCGAGCCGTCTGCTGCGCATGGCTGCCCGAGCCGATGCCCAGGTGCTCATCCGGCGTCGGCAGGCCGAGGTCGGAGAAGAAGACATCACTCATCTTCGCGTCGTAGTGCTGCCCCGTGTGGATGAGCACTTGTTGGAGCGAGGTCCGCGCGGCGATGGCACGGTAGATGGGCGCGACCTTCATGAAGTTGGGGCGCGCGCCGACGATATGGAGGACCTTCTTCATGTCGCCAGCCAAGCTAGGCACGGCGAGTCGGATGCCTAGTGGCCCCGGGGCAACTCACCTTCCAGGGGCCAGCGTCCGTCCTGAATCTGATAGACGGAGTGCGCCATGTCTTCCTCCCGAACCGTCGCCGTCATCCCCGCCCGCCATGCCAGCACCCGGTTCCCGGGCAAGCCGCTCGCACTCATCGCAGGTCGCCCCATGGTGGAGCACGTCTGGCGACGCTGTCAGGAGGCGGGCGTCTTCGACGAGATTTGCGTGGCCACGGACGACGAGCGCATCCGCGCCACCGTGGAGGGCTTCGGGGGCCGGGCGGTGATGACCAGTCCCCAGTGCGCCACGGGCACGGACCGCGTGGCGGAAGTGGCGCGCGCGCGAACCGACGTGGACGTGTGGGTGAACGTGCAAGGTGACGAGCCCCTGGTGGACCCGGAGGCCCTCAAGGCCCTGGCCGGACTCTTCACGGACCCCACCGTGCGCATGGGCACCCTCGTCAGGCCTCTCGAGACCGACGAGGCCGACAGCCCTCACGTGGTGAAGGCGGTGCTCGCGCTCAACAGCGACGCCCTCTACTTCAGCCGCAGCCTCGTCCCCC is part of the Myxococcus landrumus genome and encodes:
- a CDS encoding RluA family pseudouridine synthase — its product is MASSEQAAPGASASVPEGFVDIPFVVEPNYAGWRLEDYLGQKLRRMPRERLAGIILRGVHCDERRLKPSTPVYPGMAFRLRRPGSDEPETPTELPVVSQDDWLLVLDKPAGLPIHPTARYHKGTLVSILRERFGERFAEPAHRLDRETSGLVVCGRTTEACRVLGRLFVSRDVHKEYLAICEGHPREDSFVVDAPIAEGTELIRIAVRIDPVEGKPSRTRFEVLQRFSRDNAPFALLRCFPETGRQHQIRIHLREAGCPLVGDKMYGPDPGYFDRFSKHSLEPEAWARLRLPRHALHAARIVFPHPGTGQEVSFEAPLPADLTDFISGAPPPPN
- a CDS encoding J domain-containing protein; amino-acid sequence: MATEGSPYAMPSQGSLDQTSPLNLYGRIASAEQTGLITLTLPDRVTQIHFRKGNPEFVDSTHPEDALGTSLMGAKLLVPEQLQQAEASKDRFGGDLLAALFGLGLLQPASAFAILAQRASSILFKGLRAEVGTFTFELRELAGNKAMPLGNRWAVLSDTVRRMPSTDIKRRLMPVLQLPIMKSGGMVPASDLRLTPHEVRALTVIDGVRSVSQLLNDFPQDTDHLLRLAFLLRELDAVSFAAVSPSAATVQSGPTVESPSTTAQAVAPASANPAAARPGNPPGANTTATAARPGAPATSPGNPSAGAARPGNPPGAPSAGATAPGNPPGATAARPGNPPGATAPRPGAPPAPGARPGNPPGAPAATRPGNPPGAPAATRPGNPPGAPAQPTATPGAEEIPALRTLATAMKQQTHFQRLGLAEQADGGAVKIAYFRLAKQYHPDTLPPGAPPELEKLKAEVFAYVGDAYRTLSDDKSRAAYLEELKSGGAGSEVDVNAILMAEELFQKACILVKARKFPEAVKMLNEAIQLNAEEAEFYAWRGYARFFTAPDKKAAQPEAFREIQNAIRRNERCAPAHYFLGVIAKLTGDATGALKHFKRTVELQPDHIDAQREIRMAAQKK
- the wecB gene encoding non-hydrolyzing UDP-N-acetylglucosamine 2-epimerase, with protein sequence MKKVLHIVGARPNFMKVAPIYRAIAARTSLQQVLIHTGQHYDAKMSDVFFSDLGLPTPDEHLGIGSGSHAQQTARMMVELETVFLSHQPDIVSVVGDVNSTIAAALVASKLAIPLAHVEAGLRSHSRHQPEEINRIVTDRLSDLLLTPSRDADANLLKEGLDSSRIHLVGNVMIDSLLTSKEKAEQLPVLKGLGVEPRGYAVCTLHRPSNVDDPKVMGGLLSALAHVASRLPVIFPVHPRTRKMIAEQDLGSYFERSPNLRPVDPMGYLEFLSLTSQARLVLTDSGGLQEETTALGVPCLTLREQTERPITVEQGTNEVVGTDPDRIREAADRALSGQGKKGRVPEFWDGRSGERIADVFARFLNDSRAATRLAVSA
- the purF gene encoding amidophosphoribosyltransferase, encoding MCGIFGITGHVEASNLTYLGLHALQHRGQESAGIVASDGHGLRAHRQMGLVADIFDAPVLAGLPGQSAIGHVRYSTAGGSQLKNAQPLFVQYAGGQCAIAHNGNLVNAAALKEKLEADGAIFQSDADTEVILHLLARSKQATFEQKLVEALRKVEGAYSLLVLTENKLVAVRDPLGIRPLVLGRMKEGAYVLASETTALDLIEADTVRELEPGEVLVIENGVLRTSKPFAEPARLGRCIFEQVYFARPDSVLFGKSVYEVRKRMGMQLAREQPVPGADLVIAVPDSGVAAAIGYSQQSGIPYDVGLIRSHYVGRTFIEPQQSIRHFGVKLKLSAVKHVLKGKRVVVVDDSIVRGTTSRKIVKMLKAAGATEVHLRISSPPTKWPCFYGIDTPSRQELIAASHSTDEIARYVTADSLGYISIEGLGEAVGDADRGSFCTACFSGQYLLGEMAPGAQEQSKLIA
- a CDS encoding crotonase/enoyl-CoA hydratase family protein, which translates into the protein MSTSDPRISLEARGHLALIGIHRPEKRNAFDVGMLRGLSSAMTEADRNPDVRCMVLFAVGDHFSAGLDLASVAPVFASGEPLYAEGFIDPWGITGAARTKPLIIAAQGLCLTLSIELILAADITVASEDARFAQIEIKRGIFPFGGATLRFPQRVGWGNAMRWLLTGDEFDAREAHRMGLVQEVVERGRHLERALALAETVAKQAPLGVQATLASARQALTEGPDAAARALLPRLLALVGSEDAAEGVQSFIERREARFTGK
- the kdsB gene encoding 3-deoxy-manno-octulosonate cytidylyltransferase; amino-acid sequence: MSSSRTVAVIPARHASTRFPGKPLALIAGRPMVEHVWRRCQEAGVFDEICVATDDERIRATVEGFGGRAVMTSPQCATGTDRVAEVARARTDVDVWVNVQGDEPLVDPEALKALAGLFTDPTVRMGTLVRPLETDEADSPHVVKAVLALNSDALYFSRSLVPHAREPAARVPRWGHIGLYGYRRDVLLQLAELAPTPLEETEKLEQLRALEHGISIRCARVAWRTVAVDIPEDVAKVEAVMRQKGLL
- a CDS encoding neutral/alkaline non-lysosomal ceramidase N-terminal domain-containing protein — encoded protein: MASSRRASWRSLFPLVLLTVGAAYALGSWNWCGTWEERAPVLLSQVKANGSLRAGAAKVALNPPFPVVVAGYAPPRAEAKEADPPLHARAVVLEVGGSRVGLVSLELLYVTDAVTARVRELARSSGLEDVLVLATHTHSSLGGYDARLVSQLVGTGRFREDSLEAIATAASSALQQATASLTDVTLELGETKKPQFVYARSGGSESDGTLRRLVLRGQTAPVAELLFFAAHPTMVPRQRTSVDPDYPGRLSSLRESEGSGVTMFLQGTVGNVSVEFSEGQGLERVSAFARALAAVVGEVKLSPLDSDVRLALVRTEVSMPRPDASRLVPSLTRAAGDNLLCGSSERVAEVDALVLGPLQLVTVPGEPTVDAGAELARRTGASGVLGLAGGYVGYVEAPALVRAERGESRRQYFGPSLLEQLGAAAELAARTAGFTR
- the yhbY gene encoding ribosome assembly RNA-binding protein YhbY, yielding MPLTGKQRRHLRALGHHLEPVVIVGQSGVTEGVIAAVEQALQDHELIKVKINEGPETRQEASARIAEGTGAEQAQLLGRTALYFKKRKEKSKFEKF